A stretch of Shewanella dokdonensis DNA encodes these proteins:
- a CDS encoding retention module-containing protein: MNTLITQQDSQIKNLNGQIAVVINGERHLVKEGEFIPKGAELILSDNASVNLVQADGNSVMVDGTAQQGEQGETAATDAEIQQLQDLIAAGEDPTANLPETAAGNEISGGGDSGYVAVTRDGSEVLASSGYDTATFTLDNTNPPDDVQPTLIQVLPPSVVSLSAPAQVDEGGQITYSASVNNVPQSDLVLTLSNGATITIAAGQSTGTVTVDAPSDDVYQDGETLTVNVTGSTGGNYENLDLGNSVDTQVNDTIDTTTVTLTAPAQVDEGGQITYSASVNNVPQSDLVLTLSNGATITIAAGQSTGTVTVDAPSDDVYQDGETLTVNVTGSTGGNYENLDLGNSVDTQVNDTIDTTTVTLSAPAQVDEGGQITYSASVNNVPQSDLVLTLSNGATITIAAGQSTGTVTVDAPSDDVYQDGETLTVNVTGSTGGNYENLDLGNSVDTQVNDTIDTTTVTLTAPAQVDEGGQITYSASVNNVPQSDLVLTLSNGATITIAAGQSTGTVTVDAPSDDVYQDGETLTVNVTGSTGGNYENLDLGNSVDTQVNDTIDTTTVTLSAPAQVDEGGQITYSASVNNVPQSDLVLTLSNGATITIAAGQSTGTVTVDAPSDDVYQDGETLTVNVTGSTGGNYENLDLGNSVDTQVNDTIDTTTVTLTAPAQVDEGGQITYSASVNNVPQSDLVLTLSNGATITIAAGQSTGTVTVDAPSDDVYQDGETLTVNVTGSTGGNYENLDLGNSVDTQVNDTIDTTTVTLTAPEQVNEGGQITYSASVNNVPQSDLVLTLSNGATITIAAGQSTGTVTVDAPSDDVYQDGETLTVNVTGSTGGNYENLDLGNSVDTQVNDTIDTTTVTLTAPAQVDEGGQITYSASVNNVPQSDLVLTLSNGATITIAADQSTGTVTVDAPSDDVYQDGETLTVNVTGSTGGNYENLDLGNSVDTQVNDTIDTTTVTLTAPAQVDEGGQITYSASVNNVPQSDLVLTLSNGATITIAAGQSTGTVTVDAPSDDVYQDGETLTVNVTGSTGGNYENLDLGNSVDTQVNDTIDTTTVTLTAPEQVNEGGQITYSASVNNVPQSDLVLTLSNGATITIAAGQSTGTVTVDAPSDDVYQDGETLTVNVTGSTGGNYENLDLGNSVDTQVNDTIDTTTVTLTAPEQVNEGGQITYSASVNNVPQSDLVLTLSNGATITIAAGQSTGTVTVDAPSDDVYQDGETLTVNVTGSTGGNYENLDLGNSVDTQVNDTIDTTTVTLTAPAQVDEGGQITYSASVNNVPQSDLVLTLSNGATITIAAGQSTGTVTVDAPSDDVYQDGETLTVNVTGSTGGNYENLDLGNSVDTQVNDTIDTTTVTLTAPAQVDEGGQITYSASVNNVPQSDLVLTLSNGATITIAAGQSTGTVTVDAPSDDVYQDGETLTVNVTGSTGGNYENLDLGNSVDTQVNDTIDTTTVTLTAPEQVNEGGQITYSASVNNVPQSDLVLTLSNGATITIAAGQSTGTVTVDAPSDDVYQDGETLTVNVTGSTGGNYENLDLGNSVDTQVNDTIDTTTVTLTAPEQVNEGGQITYSASVNNVPQSDLVLTLSNGATITIAAGQSTGTVTVDAPSDDVYQDGETLTVNVTGSTGGNYENLDLGNSVDTQVNDTIDTTTVTLTAPAQVDEGGQITYSASVNNVPQSDLVLTLSNGATITIAAGQSTGTVTVDAPSDDVYQDGETLTVNVTGSTGGNYENLDLGNSVDTQVNDTIDTTTVTLTAPAQVDEGGQITYSASVNNVPQSDLVLTLSNGATITIAAGQSTGTVTVDAPSDDVYQDGETLTVNVTGSTGGNYENLDLGNSVDTQVNDTIDTTTVTLTAPEQVNEGGQITYSASVNNVPQSDLVLTLSNGATITIAAGQSTGTVTVDAPSDDVYQDGETLTVNVTGSTGGNYENLDLGNSVDTQVNDTIDTTTVTLTAPAQVDEGGQITYSASVNNVPQSDLVLTLSNGATITIAAGQSTGTVTVDAPSDDVYQDGETLTVNVTGSTGGNYENLDLGNSVDTQVNDTIDTTTVTLTAPAQVDEGGQITYSASVNNVPQSDLVLTLSNGATITIAAGQSTGTVTVDAPSDDVYQDGETLTVNVTGSTGGNYENLDLGNSVDTQVNDTIDTTTVTLTAPEQVNEGGQITYSASVNNVPQSDLVLTLSNGATITIAAGQSTGTVTVDAPSDDVYQDGETLTVNVTGSTGGNYENLDLGNSVDTQVNDTIDTTTVTLTAPAQVNEGGQITYSASVNNVPQSDLVLTLSNGATITIAAGQSTGTVTVDAPSDDVYQDGETLTVNVTGSTGGNYENLDLGNSVDTQVNDTIDTTTVTLTAPAQVDEGGQITYSASVNNVPQSDLVLTLSNGATITIAAGQSTGTVTVDAPSDDVYQDGETLTVNVTGSTGGNYENLDLGNSVDTQVNDTIDTTTVTLTAPAQVDEGGQITYSASVNNVPQSDLVLTLSNGATITIAAGQSTGTVTVDAPSDDVYQDGETLTVNVTGSTGGNYENLDLGNSVDTQVNDTIDTVFAQISVDQSSVTEGEAITYTVTLVDANNNPVTIPDGASVTVALSWGGTASAADVDHLPTSVTISGDSQQSFTVNTLNDGIYENSENLSVAISGVTDVDNTLEQLEIGADNSADTTIIDAQLPPSIGNITNVSVSEEGLPDGVPDTIGAPDTTNAVIANGSIELQDPNNDELQVTLSGPDGMTSGGVAVTWQWDSDTQTLTGSAGSVVVMTISLTAPTGNSSGTWDYTVTLEAPLDHPVANIEDVLNLNFGINVADGSGASDSSSFQVAVEDDAPTVDVSPLADATNSVGIYDGIMNTLGADNHYSADLSGNVNGWDASTQTYFGASDITAGGKTVFFFVDPDNSQQLLAYTSNENTVTAYDQTNPNQTLIFTLNTDPNTDSYQLNIQHSIDKLDEITIANLNGGQGGISGEVYVTFDSSQGSYDVYNDPNDLPSDADVAFTLYGRNSDGQLVDVNGTNNGFGVANPWVDGGETLIIDYTATVASASFNFDVQNGPDVIHFKAYDANGQLLGEDDIAPNGIIGDMGAIAYIELTAVTSDANPNARFQLTGTSAKEIVSATEPVDMNFDVVVTDGDGDKTNAELNIHLDAPGEKHPQLLPLTQWQRWMNLVYRTIT, translated from the coding sequence GATGATGTTTATCAGGACGGTGAAACCTTGACCGTCAATGTCACTGGCAGCACCGGCGGTAACTATGAAAACCTCGACCTGGGCAACAGCGTTGACACCCAGGTGAACGACACCATTGATACCACCACCGTCACCCTGACCGCCCCCGCGCAGGTCGATGAAGGCGGTCAGATCACTTACAGCGCCAGCGTTAACAACGTGCCGCAGTCTGACTTGGTGCTGACCCTGTCTAACGGGGCCACCATCACCATCGCGGCTGGCCAGAGCACTGGCACCGTCACCGTGGATGCACCGAGCGATGATGTTTATCAGGACGGTGAAACCTTGACCGTCAATGTCACTGGCAGCACCGGCGGTAACTATGAAAACCTCGACCTGGGCAACAGCGTTGACACCCAGGTGAACGACACCATTGATACCACCACCGTCACCCTGAGCGCCCCCGCGCAGGTCGATGAAGGCGGCCAGATCACTTACAGCGCCAGCGTTAACAACGTGCCGCAGTCTGACTTGGTGCTGACCCTGTCTAACGGGGCCACCATCACCATCGCGGCCGGCCAGAGCACTGGCACCGTCACCGTGGATGCACCGAGCGATGATGTTTATCAGGACGGTGAAACCTTGACCGTCAATGTCACTGGCAGCACCGGCGGTAACTATGAAAACCTCGACCTGGGCAACAGCGTTGACACCCAGGTGAACGACACCATTGATACCACCACCGTCACCCTGACCGCCCCCGCGCAGGTCGATGAAGGCGGTCAGATCACTTACAGCGCCAGCGTTAACAACGTGCCGCAGTCTGACTTGGTGCTGACCCTGTCTAACGGGGCCACCATCACCATCGCGGCTGGCCAGAGCACTGGCACCGTCACCGTGGATGCACCGAGCGATGATGTTTATCAGGACGGTGAAACCTTGACCGTCAATGTCACTGGCAGCACCGGCGGTAACTATGAAAACCTCGACCTGGGCAACAGCGTTGACACCCAGGTGAACGACACCATTGATACCACCACCGTCACCCTGAGCGCCCCCGCGCAGGTCGATGAAGGCGGCCAGATCACTTACAGCGCCAGCGTTAACAACGTGCCGCAGTCTGACTTGGTGCTGACCCTGTCTAACGGGGCCACCATCACCATCGCGGCCGGCCAGAGCACTGGCACCGTCACCGTGGATGCACCGAGCGATGATGTTTATCAGGACGGTGAAACCTTGACCGTCAATGTCACTGGCAGCACCGGCGGTAACTATGAAAACCTCGACCTGGGCAACAGCGTTGACACCCAGGTGAACGACACCATTGATACCACCACCGTCACCCTGACCGCGCCCGCGCAGGTCGATGAAGGCGGTCAGATCACTTACAGCGCCAGCGTTAACAACGTGCCGCAGTCTGACTTGGTGCTGACCCTGTCTAACGGGGCCACCATCACCATCGCGGCCGGCCAGAGCACTGGCACCGTCACCGTGGATGCACCGAGCGATGATGTTTATCAGGACGGTGAAACCTTGACCGTCAATGTCACTGGCAGCACCGGCGGTAACTATGAAAACCTCGACCTGGGCAACAGCGTTGACACCCAGGTGAACGACACCATTGATACCACCACCGTCACCCTGACCGCGCCTGAGCAGGTCAATGAAGGCGGTCAGATCACTTACAGCGCCAGCGTTAACAACGTGCCGCAGTCTGACTTGGTACTGACCCTGTCTAACGGGGCCACCATCACCATCGCGGCTGGCCAGAGCACTGGCACCGTCACCGTGGATGCACCGAGCGATGATGTTTATCAGGACGGCGAAACCTTGACCGTCAATGTCACTGGCAGCACCGGTGGCAACTATGAAAACCTCGACCTGGGCAACAGCGTTGACACCCAGGTGAACGACACCATTGATACCACCACCGTCACCCTGACCGCCCCGGCGCAGGTCGATGAAGGCGGTCAGATCACTTACAGCGCCAGCGTTAACAACGTGCCGCAGTCTGACTTGGTACTGACCCTGTCTAACGGGGCCACCATCACCATCGCGGCTGACCAGAGCACTGGCACCGTCACCGTGGATGCACCGAGCGATGATGTTTATCAGGACGGTGAAACCTTGACCGTCAATGTCACTGGCAGCACCGGCGGTAACTATGAAAACCTCGACCTGGGCAACAGCGTTGACACCCAGGTGAACGACACCATTGATACCACCACCGTCACCCTGACCGCCCCCGCGCAGGTCGATGAAGGCGGCCAGATCACTTACAGCGCCAGCGTTAACAACGTGCCGCAGTCTGACTTGGTGCTGACCCTGTCTAACGGGGCCACCATCACCATCGCGGCCGGCCAGAGCACTGGCACCGTCACCGTGGATGCACCGAGCGATGATGTTTATCAGGACGGCGAAACCTTGACCGTCAATGTCACTGGCAGCACCGGCGGTAACTATGAAAACCTCGACCTGGGCAACAGCGTTGACACCCAGGTGAACGACACCATTGATACCACCACCGTCACCCTGACCGCGCCTGAGCAGGTCAATGAAGGCGGTCAGATCACTTACAGCGCCAGCGTTAACAACGTGCCGCAGTCTGACTTGGTGCTGACCCTGTCTAACGGGGCCACCATCACCATCGCGGCTGGCCAGAGCACTGGCACCGTCACCGTGGATGCACCGAGCGATGATGTTTATCAGGACGGCGAAACCTTGACCGTCAATGTCACTGGCAGCACCGGCGGTAACTATGAAAACCTCGACCTGGGCAACAGCGTTGACACCCAGGTGAACGACACCATTGATACCACCACCGTCACCCTGACCGCGCCTGAGCAGGTCAATGAAGGCGGTCAGATCACTTACAGCGCCAGCGTTAACAACGTGCCGCAGTCTGACTTGGTGCTGACCCTGTCTAACGGGGCCACCATCACCATCGCGGCCGGCCAGAGCACTGGCACCGTCACCGTGGATGCACCGAGCGATGATGTTTATCAGGACGGTGAAACCTTGACCGTCAATGTCACTGGCAGCACCGGCGGTAACTATGAAAACCTCGACCTGGGCAACAGCGTTGACACCCAGGTGAACGACACCATTGATACCACCACCGTCACCCTGACCGCCCCCGCGCAGGTCGATGAAGGCGGTCAGATCACTTACAGCGCCAGCGTTAACAACGTGCCGCAGTCTGACTTGGTACTGACCCTGTCTAACGGGGCCACCATCACCATCGCGGCCGGCCAGAGCACTGGCACCGTCACCGTGGATGCACCGAGCGATGATGTTTATCAGGACGGTGAAACCTTGACCGTCAATGTCACTGGCAGCACCGGCGGTAACTATGAAAACCTCGACCTGGGCAACAGCGTTGACACCCAGGTGAACGACACCATTGATACCACCACCGTCACCCTGACCGCCCCCGCGCAGGTCGATGAAGGCGGTCAGATCACTTACAGCGCCAGCGTTAACAACGTGCCGCAGTCTGACTTGGTGCTGACCCTGTCTAACGGGGCCACCATCACCATCGCGGCCGGCCAGAGCACTGGCACCGTCACCGTGGATGCACCGAGCGATGATGTTTATCAGGACGGCGAAACCTTGACCGTCAATGTCACTGGCAGCACCGGCGGTAACTATGAAAACCTCGACCTGGGCAACAGCGTTGACACCCAGGTGAACGACACCATTGATACCACCACCGTCACCCTGACCGCGCCTGAGCAGGTCAATGAAGGCGGTCAGATCACTTACAGCGCCAGCGTTAACAACGTGCCGCAGTCTGACTTGGTGCTGACCCTGTCTAACGGGGCCACCATCACCATCGCGGCTGGCCAGAGCACTGGCACCGTCACCGTGGATGCACCGAGCGATGATGTTTATCAGGACGGCGAAACCTTGACCGTCAATGTCACTGGCAGCACCGGCGGTAACTATGAAAACCTCGACCTGGGCAACAGCGTTGACACCCAGGTGAACGACACCATTGATACCACCACCGTCACCCTGACCGCGCCTGAGCAGGTCAATGAAGGCGGTCAGATCACTTACAGCGCCAGCGTTAACAACGTGCCGCAGTCTGACTTGGTGCTGACCCTGTCTAACGGGGCCACCATCACCATCGCGGCCGGCCAGAGCACTGGCACCGTCACCGTGGATGCACCGAGCGATGATGTTTATCAGGACGGTGAAACCTTGACCGTCAATGTCACTGGCAGCACCGGCGGTAACTATGAAAACCTCGACCTGGGCAACAGCGTTGACACCCAGGTGAACGACACCATTGATACCACCACCGTCACCCTGACCGCCCCCGCGCAGGTCGATGAAGGCGGCCAGATCACTTACAGCGCCAGCGTTAACAACGTGCCGCAGTCTGACTTGGTACTGACCCTGTCTAACGGGGCCACCATCACCATCGCGGCCGGCCAGAGCACTGGCACCGTCACCGTGGATGCACCGAGCGATGATGTTTATCAGGACGGCGAAACCTTGACCGTCAATGTCACTGGCAGCACCGGCGGCAACTATGAAAACCTCGACCTGGGCAACAGCGTTGACACCCAGGTGAACGACACCATTGATACCACCACCGTCACCCTGACCGCGCCCGCGCAGGTCGATGAAGGCGGTCAGATCACTTACAGCGCCAGCGTTAACAACGTGCCGCAGTCTGACTTGGTGCTGACCCTGTCTAACGGGGCCACCATCACCATCGCGGCCGGCCAGAGCACTGGCACCGTCACCGTGGATGCACCGAGCGATGATGTTTATCAGGACGGTGAAACCTTGACCGTCAATGTCACTGGCAGCACCGGCGGTAACTATGAAAACCTCGACCTGGGCAACAGCGTTGACACCCAGGTGAACGACACCATTGATACCACCACCGTCACCCTGACCGCGCCTGAGCAGGTCAATGAAGGCGGTCAGATCACTTACAGCGCCAGCGTTAACAACGTGCCGCAGTCTGACTTGGTACTGACCCTGTCTAACGGGGCCACCATCACCATCGCGGCTGGCCAGAGCACTGGCACCGTCACCGTGGATGCACCGAGCGATGATGTTTATCAGGACGGTGAAACCTTGACCGTCAATGTCACTGGCAGCACCGGCGGTAACTATGAAAACCTCGACCTGGGCAACAGCGTTGACACCCAGGTGAACGACACCATTGATACCACCACCGTCACCCTGACCGCCCCCGCGCAGGTCGATGAAGGCGGCCAGATCACTTACAGCGCCAGCGTTAACAACGTGCCGCAGTCTGACTTGGTACTGACCCTGTCTAACGGGGCCACCATCACCATCGCGGCTGGCCAGAGCACTGGCACCGTCACCGTGGATGCACCGAGCGATGATGTTTATCAGGACGGCGAAACCTTGACCGTCAATGTCACTGGCAGCACCGGCGGTAACTATGAAAACCTCGACCTGGGCAACAGCGTTGACACCCAGGTGAACGACACCATTGATACCACCACCGTCACCCTGACCGCCCCCGCGCAGGTCGATGAAGGCGGTCAGATCACTTACAGCGCCAGCGTTAACAACGTGCCGCAGTCTGACTTGGTGCTGACCCTGTCTAACGGGGCCACCATCACCATCGCGGCTGGCCAGAGCACTGGCACCGTCACCGTGGATGCACCGAGCGATGATGTTTATCAGGACGGTGAAACCTTGACCGTCAATGTCACTGGCAGCACCGGCGGTAACTATGAAAACCTCGACCTGGGCAACAGCGTTGACACCCAGGTGAACGACACCATTGATACCACCACCGTCACCCTGACCGCGCCTGAGCAGGTCAATGAAGGCGGTCAGATCACTTACAGCGCCAGCGTTAACAACGTGCCGCAGTCTGACTTGGTGCTGACCCTGTCTAACGGGGCCACCATCACTATCGCGGCCGGCCAGAGCACTGGCACCGTCACCGTGGATGCACCGAGCGATGATGTTTATCAGGACGGTGAAACCTTGACCGTCAATGTCACTGGCAGCACCGGCGGTAACTATGAAAACCTCGACCTGGGCAACAGCGTTGACACCCAGGTGAACGACACCATTGATACCACCACCGTCACCCTGACCGCGCCCGCGCAGGTCAATGAAGGCGGTCAGATCACTTACAGCGCCAGCGTTAACAACGTGCCGCAGTCTGACTTGGTGCTGACCCTGTCTAACGGGGCCACCATCACTATCGCGGCCGGCCAGAGCACTGGCACCGTCACCGTGGATGCACCGAGCGATGATGTTTATCAGGACGGTGAAACCTTGACCGTCAATGTCACTGGCAGCACCGGCGGTAACTATGAGAACCTCGACCTGGGCAACAGCGTTGACACCCAGGTGAACGACACCATTGATACCACCACCGTCACCCTGACCGCGCCCGCGCAGGTCGATGAAGGCGGTCAGATCACTTACAGCGCCAGCGTTAACAACGTGCCGCAGTCTGACTTGGTGCTGACCCTGTCTAACGGGGCCACCATCACTATCGCGGCCGGCCAGAGCACTGGCACCGTCACCGTGGATGCACCGAGCGATGATGTTTATCAGGACGGTGAAACCTTGACCGTCAATGTCACTGGCAGCACCGGCGGTAACTATGAGAACCTCGACCTGGGCAACAGCGTTGACACCCAGGTGAACGACACCATTGATACCACCACCGTCACCCTGACCGCGCCCGCGCAGGTCGATGAAGGCGGTCAGATCACTTACAGCGCCAGCGTTAACAACGTGCCGCAGTCTGACTTGGTGCTGACCCTGTCTAACGGGGCCACCATCACTATCGCGGCCGGCCAGAGCACTGGCACCGTCACCGTGGATGCACCGAGCGATGATGTTTATCAGGACGGTGAAACCTTGACCGTCAATGTCACTGGCAGCACCGGCGGTAACTATGAAAACCTCGACCTGGGCAACAGCGTTGACACCCAGGTGAACGACACCATTGATACCGTTTTTGCCCAAATTAGTGTTGATCAGTCCAGTGTTACCGAAGGTGAAGCAATCACTTACACAGTGACCTTAGTGGATGCCAATAATAACCCAGTAACCATACCTGATGGTGCATCAGTAACTGTCGCCCTTAGTTGGGGAGGTACAGCATCTGCCGCAGATGTTGATCATTTACCAACAAGTGTGACTATTTCTGGTGATAGCCAGCAAAGCTTTACCGTTAATACTCTCAATGATGGTATCTATGAAAATAGTGAGAACTTATCCGTTGCCATAAGCGGAGTGACTGACGTTGATAATACTCTCGAGCAGTTGGAAATCGGTGCGGATAACAGCGCCGATACCACCATCATTGATGCGCAACTCCCGCCAAGCATTGGCAATATCACCAATGTATCGGTTTCAGAAGAAGGGTTGCCTGATGGTGTACCTGATACAATTGGTGCTCCCGATACAACAAATGCGGTGATCGCTAATGGTTCTATTGAACTACAGGATCCTAACAATGATGAGTTACAAGTAACACTCAGTGGCCCTGATGGCATGACTTCTGGTGGTGTTGCGGTTACTTGGCAATGGGATTCCGATACTCAGACTCTGACTGGCTCTGCTGGCTCTGTAGTAGTAATGACCATATCACTTACAGCACCGACAGGTAACAGTAGTGGGACTTGGGACTATACAGTTACATTGGAAGCGCCGCTCGATCATCCTGTCGCTAATATAGAAGATGTCTTGAACCTAAACTTCGGTATTAACGTTGCTGATGGATCTGGTGCCTCTGACTCAAGTTCCTTCCAAGTAGCAGTTGAGGATGATGCACCAACCGTTGATGTCAGTCCACTTGCTGATGCAACAAACAGCGTTGGCATTTATGATGGCATCATGAACACTCTTGGTGCAGATAATCACTATAGTGCTGACTTGAGTGGTAATGTTAACGGTTGGGATGCTAGCACCCAAACTTACTTTGGGGCTTCAGATATCACTGCTGGAGGCAAAACTGTCTTCTTCTTTGTGGATCCAGATAATTCGCAACAACTGCTTGCTTATACCAGCAATGAAAATACAGTTACCGCATATGATCAAACTAACCCAAATCAGACCCTGATCTTTACCTTAAACACAGATCCAAACACCGATAGCTATCAGTTAAACATACAACATAGCATAGATAAGCTTGATGAAATCACCATCGCTAATTTGAATGGTGGGCAAGGAGGCATTAGCGGTGAGGTTTATGTAACGTTTGACAGCAGCCAGGGTAGTTATGATGTTTATAACGATCCAAATGATCTTCCTTCCGATGCCGACGTTGCCTTTACTCTATATGGGCGTAATAGCGACGGACAGTTAGTTGATGTCAATGGTACCAACAATGGCTTTGGTGTGGCTAACCCATGGGTTGATGGTGGCGAAACACTGATTATTGACTACACGGCAACAGTTGCTAGTGCTAGTTTTAATTTCGACGTTCAAAACGGCCCTGATGTAATACATTTTAAAGCCTATGATGCCAATGGTCAGCTTCTCGGAGAAGACGACATCGCGCCTAATGGGATCATCGGTGATATGGGGGCCATCGCTTATATTGAACTGACGGCTGTGACATCAGATGCAAACCCTAATGCTAGATTCCAATTAACAGGGACTTCCGCCAAAGAAATTGTCAGCGCTACAGAACCGGTAGACATGAACTTTGATGTAGTAGTCACCGATGGCGATGGCGATAAAACTAATGCTGAGCTGAACATTCATCTAGATGCCCCAGGGGAGAAACACCCACAGCTATTACCTCTTACGCAATGGCAACGCTGGATGAATTTGGTTTACAGGACGATAACCTAG